A single region of the Pseudomonas sp. B21-023 genome encodes:
- a CDS encoding PHP domain-containing protein encodes MNVDLHCHSTASDGALSPTALVARAHEHGVRTLSLTDHDTLEGLPEARQACLDNGMQWVSGVELSCTWGGATIHVLGYDFPLDAPPLLDAIANLHRGRWLRAEEIDRKLAAKGMPGALDGARAVQQELGDSGNAPARPHFAEFMVRAGFVKDRGEAFRKWLGAGKLGDVKLHWPTLAETVATLRESNAWVSLAHPMHYELTRSKRRRLIADYIQAGGQALEVVNGMMPPEQVGTMSILTREFGLLASAGSDFHGPGTWGEIGAYRPLPEDLPPLWRRFRHEQPMAV; translated from the coding sequence ATGAATGTTGATCTGCACTGTCACAGCACGGCCTCCGACGGCGCCCTGTCGCCCACGGCACTGGTCGCCCGGGCCCATGAGCACGGGGTGCGCACGCTCTCGCTCACCGACCATGACACCCTTGAAGGCCTGCCGGAGGCGCGCCAGGCCTGCCTGGACAACGGCATGCAGTGGGTCAGCGGCGTGGAGCTGTCGTGCACCTGGGGCGGAGCCACCATTCATGTGCTGGGCTACGACTTCCCCCTCGACGCGCCGCCTTTGCTCGATGCCATTGCCAACCTGCACCGTGGTCGTTGGCTGCGCGCCGAGGAAATCGACCGCAAGCTGGCGGCCAAGGGCATGCCCGGCGCGCTGGACGGCGCGCGGGCAGTGCAGCAGGAACTGGGCGACAGCGGCAACGCCCCGGCGCGTCCGCATTTCGCCGAGTTCATGGTCCGCGCCGGCTTCGTCAAGGACCGCGGCGAGGCGTTCCGCAAGTGGCTGGGCGCCGGCAAGCTGGGTGACGTCAAGTTGCACTGGCCGACGCTTGCGGAAACTGTTGCGACGCTGCGTGAGTCGAATGCGTGGGTGAGCCTGGCCCATCCCATGCACTACGAACTGACCCGCAGCAAGCGCAGACGGCTGATTGCCGACTATATTCAGGCTGGAGGGCAGGCACTGGAAGTGGTCAACGGGATGATGCCGCCCGAGCAGGTGGGGACGATGTCGATCCTCACCCGTGAGTTCGGCCTGCTGGCAAGCGCCGGCAGCGACTTCCACGGCCCTGGCACCTGGGGCGAGATCGGTGCCTACCGGCCATTGCCTGAGGACCTGCCACCCCTGTGGCGCCGATTCCGACATGAACAACCTATGGCGGTATGA
- a CDS encoding L-threonylcarbamoyladenylate synthase — protein MSQFFQIHPENPQPRLIKQAVEIIRKGGVVVYPTDSAYALGCQIGNKAAIERVRKLRGLDKTHNFTLMCCDMSQLGLYAKVDTGTFRLLKAHVPGPYTFILNGTREVPRLLLHEKRRTIGLRVPRHEITLALLAELGEPLMSVSLILPGDDEPMVDPYEIRERLEHHVDLVIDGGFGDLKASTIIDLSGDEPELIREGCGDPTPFLVNA, from the coding sequence GTGAGCCAATTTTTCCAGATTCATCCGGAGAACCCGCAGCCGCGCCTGATCAAGCAGGCCGTCGAGATCATCCGCAAGGGTGGGGTGGTGGTCTACCCGACCGACTCGGCCTATGCGCTGGGATGCCAGATTGGCAACAAGGCCGCGATCGAGCGGGTGCGCAAGTTGCGTGGTCTGGACAAGACCCACAACTTCACCCTGATGTGCTGCGACATGTCGCAGTTGGGGCTTTACGCCAAGGTCGATACGGGTACGTTTCGCCTGCTCAAGGCCCACGTGCCCGGGCCCTATACCTTCATCCTCAACGGCACCCGCGAGGTGCCGCGCCTGCTGCTGCACGAGAAACGCCGGACCATCGGCCTGCGCGTGCCCAGGCATGAAATAACCTTGGCCTTGCTCGCAGAGCTTGGCGAGCCTTTGATGAGCGTCAGCCTGATCCTGCCCGGCGACGACGAGCCGATGGTCGATCCCTACGAGATCCGCGAGCGACTGGAGCATCACGTCGACTTGGTGATAGACGGCGGTTTCGGCGACCTCAAGGCCTCTACCATCATCGACTTGTCCGGCGACGAGCCGGAGCTGATTCGCGAAGGGTGCGGGGATCCGACGCCGTTCCTGGTCAACGCGTGA
- a CDS encoding ScpA family protein produces the protein MEVFLEAFEGPLDLLLYLIRKQNVDILDIPVAEITRQYMSYVELMKSVRLELAAEYLVMAAMLAEIKSRMLLPRSGEVEEEEGDPRAELIRRLQEYERFKAAAEGIDELPRVGREIVVPRLEAPQAKVRKLLPEVALEEILLSMAEVMRRNDLFESHQITREVLSTRERMSEVLERLKGGAFVPFVELFTREEGKLGVVVTFMAILELVKESLIELVQNEPFAPIHVRARAE, from the coding sequence CTGGAAGTCTTCCTCGAAGCCTTCGAAGGCCCTCTCGATCTGTTGCTGTACCTGATCCGCAAGCAGAACGTGGACATTCTCGACATCCCCGTGGCGGAGATCACCCGCCAGTACATGAGTTATGTCGAGCTGATGAAGAGCGTGCGCCTGGAGCTGGCGGCCGAGTACCTGGTGATGGCCGCCATGCTCGCCGAGATCAAGTCGCGCATGCTCCTGCCGCGCTCCGGCGAAGTCGAGGAGGAGGAGGGCGATCCGCGCGCCGAACTGATTCGCCGGCTGCAGGAGTACGAGCGATTCAAGGCCGCCGCCGAAGGTATCGACGAGTTGCCCAGGGTCGGGCGCGAAATCGTCGTGCCGCGCCTGGAGGCTCCGCAGGCCAAGGTGCGCAAGTTGTTGCCGGAGGTGGCGCTGGAAGAGATCCTGTTGTCCATGGCCGAGGTCATGCGCCGCAACGACCTGTTCGAGAGCCACCAGATAACCCGCGAGGTGCTGTCGACCCGCGAACGCATGAGCGAAGTGCTCGAGCGCCTCAAGGGCGGCGCCTTCGTGCCCTTCGTCGAGCTGTTCACCCGCGAGGAGGGCAAGCTCGGCGTGGTGGTGACCTTCATGGCGATTCTCGAGCTGGTGAAGGAATCCTTGATCGAACTGGTGCAGAATGAGCCCTTCGCCCCGATCCATGTCCGTGCCCGGGCAGAATGA
- the scpB gene encoding SMC-Scp complex subunit ScpB: MNLNEPRELASLIEAFLLASGKPQSLERLYELFEEAERPTPTVFKKALEVLGKSCNGRAFELKEVATGYRLQIREDYAPWVGRLWEERPQRYSRALLETMALIAYRQPITRGEIEDVRGVAVNSNIIKTLMEREWIRIVGYREVPGRPAMFATTKAFLDHFNLKSLDELPALAELRELEVEPAVDPDEAPVPAHLQALADASLGEEGEEIEPKEETSFRSLLVELDAMEEGLKIDFDDLRDEASIEPEDEPKA, translated from the coding sequence ATGAACCTGAACGAACCCCGTGAACTGGCGTCGCTGATCGAGGCCTTCCTGCTCGCCTCGGGCAAGCCGCAATCCCTCGAACGCCTGTACGAGCTGTTCGAGGAGGCCGAGCGCCCGACCCCCACCGTTTTCAAGAAGGCCCTGGAGGTGCTGGGCAAGTCCTGCAACGGCCGCGCCTTCGAGCTCAAGGAAGTAGCGACCGGCTACCGCCTGCAGATCCGCGAGGACTACGCGCCCTGGGTCGGTCGCCTCTGGGAGGAGCGTCCGCAGCGCTATTCCCGCGCGCTGCTGGAAACCATGGCGCTGATCGCCTACCGTCAGCCCATCACCCGTGGCGAGATCGAGGACGTGCGGGGCGTGGCGGTCAACAGCAACATCATCAAGACACTCATGGAGCGTGAGTGGATCCGTATCGTCGGCTACCGCGAGGTACCCGGGCGACCGGCGATGTTCGCCACCACCAAGGCGTTCCTCGATCATTTCAACCTCAAGAGCCTCGATGAGCTGCCGGCGTTGGCCGAGCTGCGCGAGCTGGAGGTGGAGCCCGCGGTCGATCCGGACGAGGCGCCGGTGCCCGCTCACCTGCAAGCCCTGGCCGATGCCAGCCTGGGCGAGGAGGGCGAGGAAATCGAGCCGAAGGAGGAAACCAGCTTCCGCTCGCTGCTGGTGGAGCTGGATGCGATGGAAGAAGGGCTCAAGATCGATTTCGATGATTTGCGCGATGAGGCTTCCATCGAGCCCGAGGACGAACCAAAGGCCTGA
- the rluB gene encoding 23S rRNA pseudouridine(2605) synthase RluB, whose protein sequence is MSDKDLQDQQPTPPSGEKLQKVLARIGVGSRRDVEAWIGQGRIKVNGVEATLGLRVDLHDAITVDGKLIKRVEAAEATRRVIMYNKPDGEICTRDDPEGRPTVFDRLPRPKEGRWINIGRLDINTTGLLLFTTDGELANRLMHPSYEMDREYAVRVRGEVDDDMVDRLKAGVVLEDGPAKFTDIQKAPGGEGFNHWYHCVVMEGRNREVRRLWESQGVVVSRLKRVRFGPVFLNSDLPMGRWREMSQGEIDILAAEVGLQPVALPEMKLKAKDKLERLQRKSTRPLGRGERVRTLRPAAEGQAERPARAPREDAAPRKGNRGSTVAERPSEMRKRPSRPEGDKPAGRGRGKPRG, encoded by the coding sequence ATGAGTGACAAAGACCTGCAAGACCAACAACCCACCCCGCCGTCTGGCGAAAAACTGCAGAAAGTGCTGGCGCGCATCGGCGTCGGCTCGCGCCGTGACGTCGAGGCCTGGATCGGCCAGGGTCGTATCAAGGTCAATGGCGTCGAGGCCACCCTGGGCCTGCGCGTCGACCTGCACGACGCCATCACCGTCGACGGCAAGCTGATCAAGCGCGTCGAGGCCGCCGAGGCGACCCGCCGCGTGATCATGTACAACAAGCCCGACGGCGAGATCTGCACCCGTGACGACCCGGAAGGCCGCCCGACCGTGTTCGACCGCCTGCCGCGGCCGAAAGAGGGCCGCTGGATCAACATCGGTCGCCTGGACATCAACACCACCGGCCTGCTGCTGTTCACCACCGACGGTGAGCTGGCCAACCGCCTGATGCACCCGTCCTATGAAATGGACCGCGAGTACGCAGTGCGTGTGCGCGGCGAAGTCGACGACGACATGGTCGACCGGCTCAAGGCCGGCGTGGTGCTCGAAGATGGCCCGGCCAAGTTCACCGATATCCAGAAGGCGCCAGGTGGCGAAGGCTTCAACCACTGGTATCACTGCGTGGTGATGGAAGGCCGCAACCGTGAGGTGCGTCGCCTGTGGGAGTCCCAGGGCGTGGTGGTCAGCCGCCTGAAGCGCGTGCGTTTCGGCCCGGTGTTCCTGAACTCCGACCTGCCGATGGGCCGCTGGCGCGAAATGAGCCAGGGCGAGATCGACATACTCGCCGCGGAAGTCGGCCTGCAGCCGGTGGCACTGCCGGAAATGAAGCTCAAGGCCAAGGACAAGCTCGAGCGCCTGCAGCGCAAGTCGACCCGTCCGCTGGGGCGTGGCGAGCGCGTGCGTACCCTGCGCCCGGCCGCCGAAGGCCAAGCCGAGCGTCCGGCACGTGCGCCGCGTGAAGACGCAGCGCCGCGCAAGGGCAACCGCGGCAGCACGGTGGCCGAGCGTCCGAGCGAGATGCGCAAGCGTCCGTCCCGTCCTGAAGGCGACAAGCCGGCAGGCCGTGGTCGCGGCAAGCCGCGCGGCTGA
- a CDS encoding amino acid permease, which yields MSGHNSQSGELKRGLKNRHIQLIALGGAIGTGLFLGSAGVMKSAGPSMILGYAICGFIAFMIMRQLGEMIVEEPVAGSFSHFAHKYWGGFAGFLSGWNCWVLYILVGMSELSAVGKYVHYWWPEIPTWVTAAAFFLLINAINLMNVKFFGEAEFWFAIIKVVAIVSMIGLGAYLLTSGSGGPEASVTNLWAHGGFFPHGVSGLVMALAFIMFSFGGLEMLGFTAAEADKPKTVIPKAINQVIYRILIFYVGALVVLLSLTPWDNLVASIDASGGSYGSSPFVQVFSLLGSDVAAHLLNFVVLTAALSVYNSGTYCNARMLLGMAEQGDAPAALAKVDRRGVPVRSILVSAAVTLIAVLLNYLMPQNALELLMSLVVATLVINWAMISYSHLKFRQHLDRTGQKPLFKALWYPYGNYLVLAFVVLILGIMLQIPGIQVSVYAMPVWLVVMYVAYQLKSKRGSQANGAAGSIAK from the coding sequence ATGAGTGGACATAACTCACAGTCCGGCGAACTCAAGCGTGGCTTGAAGAACCGCCATATCCAATTGATCGCCCTGGGCGGCGCCATCGGCACCGGGTTGTTCCTGGGCTCGGCCGGCGTGATGAAGTCCGCCGGTCCGTCGATGATCCTCGGCTATGCGATCTGCGGCTTCATCGCCTTCATGATCATGCGCCAGCTCGGCGAGATGATCGTCGAAGAGCCGGTGGCCGGCTCCTTCAGCCACTTCGCGCACAAGTACTGGGGCGGTTTCGCCGGCTTCCTGTCGGGCTGGAACTGCTGGGTGCTGTATATCCTGGTGGGCATGTCGGAACTGTCGGCGGTGGGCAAGTACGTCCACTACTGGTGGCCGGAGATTCCGACCTGGGTAACCGCGGCGGCGTTCTTCCTGCTGATCAATGCGATCAACCTGATGAACGTGAAGTTCTTCGGCGAAGCCGAGTTCTGGTTCGCCATCATCAAGGTGGTGGCCATCGTCAGCATGATCGGCCTGGGTGCCTACCTGCTGACCAGCGGCAGCGGCGGTCCTGAAGCCTCGGTGACCAACCTGTGGGCCCATGGTGGTTTCTTCCCGCACGGTGTCAGCGGACTGGTGATGGCGCTGGCGTTCATCATGTTCTCCTTTGGTGGCCTGGAGATGCTCGGCTTCACCGCCGCCGAGGCCGACAAGCCGAAGACCGTGATCCCCAAGGCGATCAACCAGGTCATCTATCGCATCCTGATCTTCTATGTCGGCGCCCTGGTGGTGCTGCTGTCGCTGACCCCATGGGACAACCTGGTGGCGAGCATTGACGCCTCCGGCGGCAGCTATGGCAGCAGCCCGTTCGTCCAGGTGTTCTCGTTGCTGGGCAGCGACGTGGCGGCCCACCTGCTGAACTTCGTGGTCCTGACCGCGGCGCTGTCGGTGTACAACAGCGGCACCTACTGCAACGCCCGCATGCTGCTAGGCATGGCTGAGCAAGGTGATGCGCCAGCGGCGCTGGCCAAGGTTGACCGCCGTGGCGTGCCGGTACGTTCGATCCTGGTCTCGGCAGCCGTGACCCTGATTGCGGTGCTGCTCAACTACCTGATGCCGCAGAATGCCCTGGAGCTGCTGATGTCGCTGGTGGTGGCGACCTTGGTAATCAACTGGGCGATGATCAGCTACTCGCACCTGAAGTTCCGCCAGCATCTCGACCGCACCGGTCAGAAGCCGCTGTTCAAAGCGCTGTGGTACCCGTACGGCAACTACCTGGTGCTGGCGTTCGTGGTGCTGATCCTGGGCATCATGCTGCAGATTCCGGGTATCCAGGTGTCGGTGTACGCGATGCCGGTGTGGCTGGTGGTGATGTATGTGGCCTACCAGCTGAAGAGCAAGCGTGGCTCCCAGGCCAATGGCGCTGCTGGCAGCATCGCCAAGTAA
- a CDS encoding LysR substrate-binding domain-containing protein, whose protein sequence is MNYRHLTPSMSLLLAFEAAARHESYTRAAAELSLTQSAVSRQVQALEQQLGLTLFRREGRQVNLTDVGRLYQRELSEALGRIRSATLQALAYQSGVGTLRLATLPTFGSKWLLPRLHAFYSAHPGMLVHIHSRIEAINFDTSEIDAAIGVASHDLPGLICHRLHAEELVVILPPQAMADDQWNPQRISEEVLLNVANNPHAWGEWFSHHALPHRAMRLGPSFELTSHLIQAVRAGIGIGLVPRILVADELASGELFSPGEPFASQRSYYLIYPPRNEALPSLRAFRGWLLEQI, encoded by the coding sequence ATGAATTACCGCCACCTCACCCCTTCGATGTCGCTCTTGCTGGCCTTCGAGGCCGCCGCGCGGCATGAAAGCTATACCCGCGCCGCCGCCGAACTGTCGCTGACCCAGAGCGCGGTGAGCCGCCAGGTGCAGGCACTGGAGCAACAACTGGGGCTGACACTGTTCCGTCGCGAGGGCCGCCAGGTGAATTTGACTGACGTCGGCCGCCTCTACCAGCGCGAACTCAGCGAGGCCCTCGGCCGCATCCGCAGCGCCACCCTGCAGGCACTGGCCTATCAGTCCGGCGTCGGCACCCTGCGCCTGGCGACGCTGCCGACCTTCGGCTCGAAATGGCTGCTGCCGCGCCTGCATGCCTTCTACAGCGCCCACCCCGGCATGCTGGTGCACATTCATTCACGTATCGAAGCCATCAACTTCGACACCAGCGAGATCGACGCGGCCATCGGCGTTGCCAGCCATGACTTGCCCGGGCTGATCTGCCATCGCCTGCATGCCGAGGAACTGGTGGTGATCCTGCCGCCGCAAGCCATGGCGGACGATCAATGGAACCCGCAAAGGATCAGCGAGGAAGTACTGCTCAACGTCGCCAACAACCCCCATGCCTGGGGCGAGTGGTTTTCCCACCATGCCCTGCCCCACCGCGCCATGCGCCTGGGGCCAAGCTTCGAGCTGACCTCGCACCTGATCCAGGCCGTGCGCGCCGGGATCGGCATCGGCCTGGTGCCGCGCATACTGGTGGCGGACGAACTGGCCAGTGGCGAGCTGTTCAGCCCGGGTGAGCCCTTCGCCAGCCAGCGCAGCTACTACCTGATCTATCCGCCCAGGAACGAGGCACTGCCATCGCTGCGAGCGTTTCGTGGCTGGTTGCTCGAACAGATCTGA
- a CDS encoding FAD-binding and (Fe-S)-binding domain-containing protein produces MIAQLPPRAPAAQYPEFLEALRSSGFRGQISADYGTRTVLATDNSIYQRLPQAAVFPLDADDVARVATLMAEPRFRDIKLTPRGGGTGTNGQSLTDGIVVDLSRHMNTILEINVEQRWVRVQAGVVKDQLNAALKPHGLFFAPELSTSNRATVGGMINTDASGQGSCTYGKTRDHVLELHSVLLGGERLHSLPIDDATLEQACAAPGRVGAVYRMAREIQETQGELIESTFPKLNRCLTGYDLAHLRDDQGRFNLNSVLCGAEGSLGYVVEAKLNVLPIPKYAVLVNVRYTSFMDALRDANALMAHKPLSIETVDSKVLMLAMKDIVWHSVAEYFPADPERPTLGINLVEFCGDEPDEVNARVQAFVAHLQADKGVERLGHTLAEGAEAVTRVYVMRKRSVGLLGNVEGEVRPQPFVEDTAVPPEQLADYIADFRALLDGYGLAYGMFGHVDAGVLHVRPALDMKDPAQAALVKPISDAVAALTKRYGGLLWGEHGKGLRSEYVPEYFGELYPALQRLKGAFDPHNQLNPGKICTPPDSAEGLTPVDGVTLRGDLDRSIDERVWQSFGSAVHCNGNGACYNYDPNDAMCPSWKATRERQHSPKGRASLIREWLRLQGEANIDVLAAAQRKASWLKGLPARLRNSRTRRQGQEDFSHEVYDAMAGCLACKSCAGQCPIKVNVPDFRSRFLELYHGRYQRPLRDYLIGSLEFTIPYLAHAPGLYNAVMGSKWVSRLLADKVGMVDSPLISRFNLQSTLTRCRVQMASVPALRELTPAQRERSIVLVQDAFTRYFETPLLASFIELAHRLGHKVFLAPYSANGKPLHVQGFLGTFAKAAIRNATQLKALADCGVPLVGLDPAMTLVYRQEYQKVDGVQCPTVLLPQEWLVNVLPERAPAKADSFRLLAHCTEKTNVPASTRQWEQVFARLGLKLVTEATGCCGMSGTYGHEARNQATSKTIFEQSWATKLDKAGEALATGYSCRSQVKRMTEKQLRHPLEVVLQFAQR; encoded by the coding sequence ATGATCGCCCAGCTGCCGCCCCGCGCGCCCGCCGCCCAATACCCCGAATTCCTAGAAGCCCTGAGAAGCAGCGGCTTCCGTGGCCAGATCAGCGCCGACTACGGCACCCGCACCGTGCTGGCCACCGACAACTCGATCTACCAGCGCCTGCCCCAGGCGGCGGTGTTCCCGCTGGACGCCGACGACGTGGCGCGGGTCGCCACGCTGATGGCCGAGCCGCGATTTCGTGACATCAAGCTGACCCCGCGTGGCGGTGGTACCGGCACCAACGGCCAGTCGCTGACCGACGGCATCGTCGTCGACCTGTCGCGGCATATGAACACCATTCTCGAAATCAACGTCGAGCAGCGCTGGGTGCGGGTGCAGGCGGGCGTGGTCAAGGACCAGCTCAATGCCGCGCTCAAGCCCCACGGGCTGTTCTTCGCGCCAGAACTGTCCACCTCCAACCGCGCCACCGTCGGCGGCATGATCAACACCGACGCCAGTGGCCAGGGCAGCTGCACCTACGGCAAGACCCGCGACCACGTGCTCGAATTGCACAGCGTGCTGCTCGGCGGTGAGCGCCTGCACAGCCTGCCGATCGACGACGCGACGCTGGAACAGGCCTGCGCCGCGCCCGGCCGGGTCGGTGCGGTGTACCGCATGGCCCGCGAGATCCAGGAAACCCAGGGCGAGCTGATCGAGAGCACCTTCCCCAAGCTCAATCGCTGCCTGACCGGCTACGACCTGGCGCACCTGCGCGACGATCAGGGCCGCTTCAACCTCAACAGCGTGCTGTGCGGGGCCGAGGGCTCGCTGGGCTATGTGGTCGAGGCCAAGCTCAATGTGTTGCCGATCCCCAAGTACGCGGTGCTGGTCAACGTGCGCTACACCAGTTTCATGGACGCCCTGCGCGACGCCAATGCGCTGATGGCGCACAAGCCACTGTCGATCGAGACCGTCGACTCCAAGGTGCTGATGCTGGCGATGAAGGACATCGTCTGGCACAGCGTCGCCGAATACTTCCCGGCCGACCCCGAGCGCCCCACCCTGGGCATCAACCTGGTGGAGTTCTGCGGTGACGAACCGGACGAGGTCAATGCCCGGGTCCAGGCCTTCGTCGCGCACCTGCAGGCCGACAAGGGTGTCGAGCGCCTGGGCCACACCCTGGCTGAAGGCGCCGAAGCGGTGACCCGCGTCTATGTGATGCGCAAGCGCTCGGTGGGGCTGCTGGGCAACGTCGAGGGCGAAGTGCGCCCGCAGCCGTTCGTCGAGGACACCGCGGTTCCGCCGGAGCAACTGGCCGATTACATTGCCGACTTCCGTGCATTGCTCGATGGCTATGGCCTGGCCTACGGCATGTTCGGCCATGTCGATGCCGGTGTGCTGCACGTGCGCCCGGCGCTGGACATGAAAGACCCGGCCCAGGCCGCGTTGGTCAAGCCGATATCCGATGCCGTGGCGGCGCTGACCAAGCGCTATGGCGGCCTGCTATGGGGCGAGCACGGCAAGGGCCTGCGCTCTGAGTATGTGCCGGAGTACTTCGGCGAGCTGTACCCGGCGCTGCAGCGCCTCAAGGGCGCGTTCGACCCGCATAACCAGCTCAACCCCGGCAAGATCTGCACCCCCCCGGACAGCGCCGAAGGCCTGACCCCGGTGGATGGCGTGACCCTGCGCGGCGACCTCGACCGCAGCATCGATGAGCGCGTGTGGCAGAGCTTCGGCAGCGCCGTGCACTGCAACGGCAACGGCGCCTGCTACAACTACGACCCCAACGACGCGATGTGCCCGTCGTGGAAGGCCACCCGCGAACGCCAGCACTCGCCCAAGGGCCGTGCCTCGCTGATCCGTGAGTGGCTGCGCCTGCAGGGCGAGGCGAACATCGATGTGCTCGCCGCCGCCCAGCGCAAGGCCTCCTGGCTCAAGGGGCTGCCGGCGCGGCTGCGCAACAGCCGTACGCGCCGCCAGGGCCAGGAAGACTTCTCCCACGAGGTGTACGACGCCATGGCTGGCTGCCTGGCGTGCAAGTCCTGCGCGGGGCAGTGCCCGATCAAGGTCAATGTGCCGGACTTCCGTTCGCGCTTCCTCGAGCTGTACCACGGCCGCTACCAGCGTCCGTTGCGCGACTACCTGATCGGTTCACTGGAGTTCACCATTCCCTACCTGGCCCATGCGCCGGGCTTGTACAACGCAGTGATGGGCTCGAAGTGGGTGAGCCGCTTGCTCGCGGACAAAGTCGGCATGGTCGACAGCCCGCTGATCAGCCGCTTCAACTTGCAGTCCACCCTCACGCGCTGCCGTGTCCAGATGGCCAGCGTGCCGGCCCTGCGGGAGCTGACCCCGGCCCAGCGCGAGCGCAGCATCGTGCTGGTGCAGGACGCCTTCACCCGCTACTTCGAGACGCCGCTGCTGGCCTCGTTCATCGAGCTGGCCCATCGCCTGGGGCACAAGGTGTTCCTCGCGCCCTACAGCGCCAACGGCAAGCCGCTGCATGTGCAGGGCTTCCTCGGTACCTTCGCCAAGGCGGCGATCCGCAACGCCACCCAGCTCAAGGCCCTGGCCGACTGCGGGGTGCCGCTGGTGGGGCTGGACCCGGCGATGACCCTGGTCTATCGCCAGGAGTACCAGAAGGTCGACGGAGTGCAGTGCCCTACGGTGCTGCTGCCTCAGGAATGGTTGGTGAATGTGCTACCCGAGCGGGCGCCGGCCAAGGCCGACAGCTTCCGCCTGCTGGCTCACTGCACCGAGAAGACCAACGTGCCGGCCAGCACCAGGCAGTGGGAGCAGGTGTTTGCCCGTCTGGGTCTGAAGCTGGTGACCGAGGCCACTGGCTGCTGTGGCATGTCCGGCACCTACGGGCATGAGGCGCGCAACCAGGCCACCTCGAAGACCATTTTCGAGCAGTCCTGGGCGACCAAGCTGGACAAGGCGGGGGAGGCACTGGCGACCGGCTATTCGTGCCGTAGCCAGGTCAAGCGGATGACCGAGAAGCAGCTGCGCCACCCGCTGGAAGTGGTGCTGCAGTTCGCGCAGCGCTAG
- a CDS encoding MFS transporter: MPQLHLSSPRTTAQVVAIVLFTFIGYLNIGIPLAVLPGYVHNDLGFSAVVAGLVISVQYLATLLSRPTASRIIDNLGSKKAVMYGLFGCGLSGVFMLACSFLTHLPWLSLACLLIGRLVLGSAESLVGSGSIGWGIGRVGSQNTAKVISWNGIASYGALAIGAPLGVVMVKHLGLWSMGASIILLGILGLLLAWPKRAAPVVAGVRLPFLRVLGKVFPHGSGLALGSIGFGTIATFITLYYASRGWPDAALTLSLFGASFICARLLFGNLINRIGGFRVAIACLSVETLGLLMLWLAPTPGLALAGAALSGFGFSLVFPALGVEAVNQVSAANRGAAVGAYSLFIDLSLGITGPLVGAVAAGFGFASIFLFAAAAAGCGLVLSLYLYRQARRMRQSAH, from the coding sequence ATGCCCCAGCTTCACCTTTCTTCACCAAGGACCACCGCCCAGGTGGTGGCCATCGTCCTGTTCACCTTCATCGGCTACCTGAACATCGGCATTCCCCTGGCCGTGCTGCCTGGCTACGTGCACAACGACCTGGGTTTCAGCGCCGTGGTCGCCGGCTTGGTGATCAGCGTGCAGTACCTGGCCACCCTGCTCAGCCGCCCTACTGCCAGCCGCATCATCGACAACCTGGGCAGCAAGAAAGCGGTCATGTACGGCCTGTTCGGCTGTGGCCTGAGCGGCGTGTTCATGCTGGCCTGCAGCTTCCTCACCCACCTGCCCTGGCTGAGCCTGGCCTGCCTGCTGATTGGTCGCCTGGTGCTGGGCAGCGCCGAAAGCCTGGTGGGCTCGGGTTCGATTGGCTGGGGGATTGGCCGGGTCGGCTCGCAGAACACCGCCAAGGTGATTTCCTGGAACGGCATCGCCAGCTATGGCGCATTGGCCATCGGCGCGCCGCTGGGCGTGGTGATGGTCAAGCACCTGGGGCTGTGGAGCATGGGCGCGAGCATCATCCTGCTCGGCATCCTTGGCCTACTACTGGCCTGGCCCAAGCGCGCCGCGCCGGTGGTGGCAGGGGTGCGGCTGCCATTCCTGCGCGTGCTGGGCAAGGTTTTCCCGCATGGCTCGGGGCTGGCCTTGGGCTCGATCGGTTTCGGCACCATCGCCACCTTCATCACCCTGTACTACGCCAGCCGCGGCTGGCCCGACGCCGCGCTGACCCTGAGCCTGTTCGGTGCCAGCTTCATCTGTGCGCGGCTGCTGTTCGGCAACCTGATCAACCGCATCGGCGGCTTTCGCGTGGCTATCGCCTGCCTGTCGGTAGAAACCCTGGGCTTGCTGATGCTCTGGCTGGCGCCGACGCCCGGACTGGCCCTGGCCGGCGCCGCGTTGAGCGGCTTCGGTTTCTCGCTGGTGTTCCCGGCACTGGGGGTGGAGGCGGTCAATCAGGTATCGGCGGCCAACCGTGGCGCGGCGGTGGGGGCCTACTCGCTGTTCATCGACCTGTCGCTGGGCATCACTGGACCCTTGGTGGGGGCCGTGGCAGCAGGCTTCGGCTTTGCCTCGATTTTCCTGTTCGCGGCAGCGGCAGCGGGATGCGGGCTGGTGTTGAGCTTGTACCTGTATCGCCAGGCGCGGCGGATGCGCCAAAGTGCACATTAA